Proteins found in one Pseudobdellovibrionaceae bacterium genomic segment:
- a CDS encoding electron transfer flavoprotein beta subunit/FixA family protein, whose protein sequence is TKKIDGGVKQEYSLNLPAIIGADKGLNTPRYPNLPGIMKAKRKPIEEVSWEGLNISDNFSFTNYNLPGERPSVDMLTGTEEEQVNQLITKLKEQKAL, encoded by the coding sequence ACTAAAAAAATAGATGGAGGGGTAAAGCAAGAGTACTCGCTTAATTTGCCGGCTATTATTGGTGCAGACAAAGGTTTAAATACTCCTAGATACCCTAACCTTCCAGGAATAATGAAAGCAAAAAGAAAACCCATTGAAGAAGTTTCTTGGGAAGGCTTAAACATTTCTGACAACTTTTCATTTACTAATTACAATCTGCCCGGCGAGAGACCTAGTGTGGATATGTTAACAGGAACCGAAGAGGAACAAGTGAATCAGTTAATTACAAAATTAAAAGAACAAAAAGCTTTATAA